From one Lolium rigidum isolate FL_2022 chromosome 4, APGP_CSIRO_Lrig_0.1, whole genome shotgun sequence genomic stretch:
- the LOC124646703 gene encoding cold-shock protein CS120-like, with translation MEYQRQQQPNRVDEYGNPIAGAGHGGLTGGMGGHGGVGTGAAAGGHFQPMREEHKAGGILHRSGSSSSSSSDEDDGMGGRRKKGMKEKIKEKLPGGHGGQQQATGTYGQQGHTGMTGTGGTYGQQGHTGMTGTGAHDTMPTGGTYGQQGNTGMTGTGTHGTGEKKGIMDKIKEKLPATSRSVLTNQGKVNTTRFPVTSHLCEMEYQGQQQHGRVDEYGNPIAGAGHGGLTGGMGGHGGVGTGAAAGGHFQPMREEHKAGGILHRSGSSSSSSSDEDDGMGGRRKKGMKEKIKEKLPGGHGGEQQAMGTYGQQGHTGMTGTGATGGTYGQQGHTGMTGTGAHDTMATGGTYGQQGHTGMTGTGTHGTGEKKGIMDKIKEKLPGQH, from the exons ATGGAGTACCAGCGACAGCAGCAGCCGAACCGCGTCGACGAGTACGGCAACCCAATCGCCGGAGCCGGACACGGTGGCCTGACCGGCGGCATGGGAGGGCACGGCGGTGTCGGCACGGGGGCGGCTGCTGGAGGGCATTTCCAGCCCATGAGGGAGGAGCACAAGGCCGGCGGGATCCTGCACCGCTCCGgcagctccagctccagctcg TCTGATGAGGATGACGGCATGGgcggaaggaggaagaagggcatgaaagagaagatcaaggagaagcTCCCCGGTGGCCACGGTGGCCAGCAGCAAGCCACGGGAACCTACGGACAGCAGGGTCACACTGGGATGACCGGCACCGGCGGCACCTACGGACAGCAGGGACACACCGGAATGACCGGCACCGGGGCGCATGACACCATGCCTACCGGCGGCACCTATGGACAGCAGGGAAACACAGGGATGACCGGCACGGGGACGCACGGCACCGGTGAGAAGAAAGGCATCATGGACAAGATCAAGGAGAAGCTTCCCG CCACGAGTCGCAGCGTATTGACCAACCAAGGCAAAGTAAACACCACCAGATTTCCTGTAAcaagccatttgtgcgagatggaGTACCAGGGACAGCAGCAGCACGGCCGCGTCGACGAGTACGGCAACCCGATCGCCGGAGCTGGACACGGTGGCCTGACCGGCGGCATGGGAGGGCACGGCGGTGTCGGCACGGGGGCGGCTGCTGGAGGGCATTTCCAGCCCATGAGGGAGGAGCACAAGGCCGGCGGGATCCTCCACCGCTCCGgcagctccagctccagctcg TCTGATGAGGATGATGGCATGGgcggaaggaggaagaagggcatgaaagagaagatcaaggagaagcTCCCCGGCGGCCACGGTGGTGAGCAGCAAGCCATGGGCACCTACGGACAGCAGGGTCACACTGGCATGACCGGCACCGGGGCCACCGGCGGCACCTACGGACAGCAGGGACACACAGGAATGACCGGCACCGGAGCGCATGACACCATGGCTACCGGCGGCACCTATGGTCAGCAGGGGCACACTGGGATGACCGGCACGGGGACGCACGGCACCGGTGAGAAGAAAGGCATCATGGACAAGATCAAGGAGAAGCTGCCTGGCCAGCACTGA